A stretch of the Planktothricoides raciborskii GIHE-MW2 genome encodes the following:
- a CDS encoding UPF0175 family protein produces MQAINIQIPIELIEQGETAVLEQIAMQLYENNIFTFGQARRLLNYSVWEFQKLLGENHIDRQYDKNDLAEDIEEIKSGLWDSENHL; encoded by the coding sequence ATGCAAGCTATTAATATACAAATTCCCATCGAATTAATTGAGCAAGGTGAGACGGCAGTTTTGGAACAAATTGCCATGCAGCTTTATGAAAACAATATATTTACGTTTGGGCAAGCACGTCGTTTGTTGAATTATTCCGTGTGGGAATTTCAAAAACTGTTGGGAGAAAATCATATCGATCGCCAATACGATAAAAATGATTTAGCAGAGGATATAGAAGAAATTAAATCAGGATTGTGGGATAGTGAAAATCATTTGTAA
- the sbcD gene encoding exonuclease subunit SbcD has product MIKILHLSDIHIGSGFSHGKTNPQTGQNTRLEDFVTTLTTCIDRAIGSDVDLVLFGGDAFPDATPPPFVQEAFASQFRRLADAKIPTVLLVGNHDQHSLGQGGASLCIYRTLGVPGFIVGDSLETHRIETKNGSIQVITLPWLTRSTLLTRPETEKLSLSEINHLLIDRLSTVLEGEIRKLNPQVPTVLLGHLMVDNAEYGAERFLAVGKGFTIPLSLLTKPQFDYVALGHVHRHQNLNPGNNPPVVYPGSIERVDFSEEKEEKGYVLVEVEPGKCHWQFCPIPVRKFCTIRVDVSEAAEPQAKLVKAIKKHRIKDAIVRLIYQLQPQQIDQIDNTVLHDCLNEAHNYRIQPELVSQLMSPRLPELGAGGGIDPLSALKTYLENREDLQDIAEEMLAAANSLLAGEEEFFAEDEAEKIKSAEPNSQDQLQLF; this is encoded by the coding sequence ATGATTAAAATCCTCCACTTGTCGGATATTCATATCGGTAGCGGGTTTTCTCACGGGAAAACCAACCCACAAACGGGACAAAATACCCGATTGGAGGATTTTGTTACTACTTTAACCACTTGTATCGATCGCGCGATCGGCTCTGACGTTGATTTAGTCCTCTTTGGGGGAGATGCCTTTCCCGACGCCACCCCACCGCCATTTGTACAGGAAGCATTTGCCAGTCAATTTCGCCGGTTAGCCGACGCCAAAATCCCCACAGTCTTACTCGTCGGCAACCATGACCAACATTCCCTAGGACAAGGGGGTGCAAGTCTTTGTATTTATCGCACATTAGGAGTACCGGGATTTATTGTTGGCGACTCCCTGGAAACTCATAGAATTGAAACCAAAAACGGGTCAATTCAAGTTATCACCTTACCGTGGTTAACTCGTTCTACATTGTTAACCCGACCGGAGACGGAAAAACTATCTCTTTCAGAAATTAATCATCTGTTAATCGATCGCCTTTCCACGGTTCTCGAAGGAGAAATCAGAAAATTAAACCCACAAGTGCCCACGGTACTTTTAGGACATTTAATGGTAGACAATGCCGAATATGGGGCTGAAAGATTCTTAGCGGTTGGGAAAGGCTTCACCATTCCGCTTTCTTTACTCACAAAACCGCAATTTGACTATGTAGCATTAGGTCATGTTCACCGTCACCAAAACCTCAATCCGGGCAATAATCCCCCAGTGGTTTATCCGGGTAGTATTGAACGGGTAGATTTTAGTGAAGAAAAAGAAGAAAAAGGCTATGTCTTAGTAGAAGTAGAACCGGGCAAATGTCACTGGCAATTTTGTCCCATTCCCGTTCGCAAATTCTGCACCATTCGGGTTGACGTTTCCGAGGCCGCAGAACCGCAAGCCAAGTTAGTCAAAGCGATTAAAAAACATCGGATTAAAGATGCGATCGTCCGGCTGATTTATCAGTTACAACCGCAACAAATAGACCAAATTGATAATACGGTATTGCACGATTGTTTAAATGAAGCCCATAACTACCGAATTCAACCAGAATTAGTCAGTCAGTTAATGTCACCTCGCCTCCCGGAATTAGGGGCTGGTGGGGGTATCGATCCATTATCAGCATTGAAAACTTACCTGGAAAATCGAGAAGACCTGCAAGATATTGCGGAGGAAATGCTGGCCGCTGCGAATAGTTTATTAGCGGGAGAAGAGGAGTTTTTTGCGGAAGATGAGGCCGAAAAAATAAAATCAGCCGAACCGAATAGTCAGGATCAATTACAATTATTTTAG
- the cysH gene encoding phosphoadenosine phosphosulfate reductase: protein MTNLILFGLVNIHQGYKKQRHMVHTLKAPVQPISFDLDELNQRFEGAHPREILAWCINNMRQGLVQSTAFGVTGMVIMDMLYRDLQPNPPVPVIFVDTLHHFQETLDLVAKSKAHYNLDLYIYKNREASDRDEFAHQHGYALWQKDIHQFHVLTKVEPFQRAMDELNVKAWINGRRRDQASTRAEIPIFEIDKHGRLKINPLACWTRKETWKYVFDYGVPYNVLHDQGYASIGDEPLTTPVAHGEHERAGRWRDSDKTECGLHI from the coding sequence TTGACAAATCTGATACTATTTGGTTTAGTGAATATACACCAAGGTTATAAAAAACAGCGTCACATGGTTCACACCCTAAAAGCACCAGTTCAACCCATCAGTTTTGACCTCGATGAGCTCAACCAAAGATTTGAAGGCGCTCATCCCCGCGAAATTCTCGCTTGGTGCATCAACAATATGAGACAAGGACTGGTGCAAAGCACTGCTTTTGGTGTCACTGGCATGGTAATCATGGATATGCTTTACCGTGACCTGCAACCCAACCCCCCGGTGCCAGTCATATTTGTCGATACCCTGCACCATTTTCAAGAAACTTTAGATTTAGTGGCAAAATCCAAAGCCCACTATAATTTAGACCTTTATATTTACAAGAACCGAGAAGCCAGCGATCGCGATGAATTTGCTCATCAGCACGGCTATGCCCTGTGGCAGAAGGATATTCATCAGTTCCATGTATTGACCAAGGTCGAACCGTTCCAGCGGGCAATGGATGAATTAAATGTAAAAGCTTGGATTAATGGTCGGCGCCGAGATCAAGCCTCAACTCGTGCAGAAATTCCGATCTTTGAAATCGACAAGCACGGTCGTCTAAAAATTAACCCCCTGGCTTGCTGGACGCGCAAAGAAACCTGGAAATATGTATTTGACTATGGGGTGCCTTACAATGTACTTCACGACCAAGGTTATGCCAGCATTGGTGATGAACCCTTGACCACTCCTGTGGCACATGGGGAACACGAACGGGCTGGTCGTTGGCGTGACAGTGACAAAACCGAATGTGGTCTACATATTTAA
- a CDS encoding DUF4926 domain-containing protein, whose translation MKPQYPLFSQVALTEDLPQYHLKRGDIATIVEHYHNPESQEDGYSLEGFDVPQITIEVTASQIMPLSDYLREEAILSKFRNLSKHRQKQLEEYLDSLVQKDQTAPVN comes from the coding sequence ATGAAACCTCAATATCCTCTATTTTCCCAAGTAGCCCTCACTGAAGACTTACCCCAATATCATCTCAAACGGGGCGATATTGCCACGATTGTTGAACATTATCATAACCCAGAGTCCCAAGAAGATGGGTATAGTTTAGAAGGGTTTGATGTTCCTCAAATTACCATTGAAGTGACGGCATCACAGATTATGCCCCTGAGTGACTATTTGAGAGAGGAAGCAATTTTAAGTAAATTTCGCAACCTGTCAAAACACCGACAAAAACAACTGGAAGAATACCTTGATTCTCTTGTGCAAAAAGACCAAACAGCCCCGGTAAATTAA
- a CDS encoding glutaredoxin family protein yields MELIFYTKAGCHLCEDLQQKLKQVKGIDFELEMRDITTRKDWFTAYQYEIPVLIKQTNTGEELLPRLSPKATVEDLTLMLKKFFPSNI; encoded by the coding sequence ATGGAATTAATTTTTTACACAAAAGCAGGTTGTCACCTGTGCGAAGACTTGCAGCAAAAGCTAAAACAAGTTAAAGGGATAGATTTTGAGTTAGAAATGCGAGACATTACGACTCGTAAGGATTGGTTTACTGCTTATCAATATGAAATCCCGGTCTTAATCAAACAGACCAATACGGGAGAGGAACTGCTGCCGCGACTTTCCCCAAAAGCCACAGTAGAAGATTTGACACTTATGTTAAAGAAATTTTTTCCCAGTAATATTTAA
- a CDS encoding type II toxin-antitoxin system VapC family toxin: MRLLLDTHIFIWLIEGNPNLSQAAREAIEDESNTLHLSIVSLWEITIKTSLGKLDLAIPLEQIVINFILPSGIQIIPIHLPHLLILQKLPFHHRDPFDRLLIAQAKSEGLTLVSEDGTFEQYEVKILS; this comes from the coding sequence ATGCGCTTATTATTAGATACACATATTTTTATTTGGCTGATAGAAGGCAACCCAAATCTTAGCCAAGCCGCAAGGGAAGCGATCGAGGATGAAAGCAACACTTTGCATCTAAGTATTGTTAGCCTCTGGGAAATAACCATTAAAACCAGCCTCGGTAAACTCGATCTGGCAATTCCACTCGAACAAATTGTCATCAACTTTATCCTTCCCAGCGGTATTCAAATTATCCCCATTCATCTGCCGCACTTATTGATATTACAAAAGTTACCCTTCCATCATCGAGATCCGTTCGATCGATTATTGATTGCCCAAGCCAAATCTGAAGGTTTAACCTTGGTATCAGAAGATGGTACGTTTGAGCAATATGAAGTAAAAATACTTTCGTAG
- a CDS encoding DUF2281 domain-containing protein has protein sequence MSPLLEKVLAEVTQLDRQEQLQLVSYLITEWQQQPNLFVDQKISRKNLFGCMQGKIKIAEDFDAPLNDFAEYM, from the coding sequence ATGAGTCCTCTCCTAGAAAAAGTCTTAGCAGAAGTCACCCAACTCGATCGCCAAGAGCAGTTGCAACTTGTTTCCTACTTAATTACCGAGTGGCAACAACAGCCGAACCTATTTGTAGACCAAAAAATCAGCCGTAAAAATTTATTTGGTTGTATGCAGGGCAAAATAAAAATTGCCGAAGACTTTGACGCCCCCCTCAATGATTTTGCTGAGTATATGTAA
- a CDS encoding type II toxin-antitoxin system RelE/ParE family toxin produces the protein MANEGYAVRFKKSAAKELRSLDINLQLDIGEAIDSLSFDPRPPGVVKLKGDDNLYRIRIGDYRVVYEIDDSERVVRIVRVKHRRDVYRS, from the coding sequence ATGGCAAATGAAGGGTATGCTGTCCGGTTTAAGAAGTCGGCGGCTAAGGAACTGCGATCGCTTGATATCAATCTCCAGTTAGACATTGGGGAGGCGATCGATAGCCTGAGTTTTGACCCCCGTCCGCCCGGAGTGGTAAAATTGAAGGGGGACGATAATCTCTATCGAATTCGCATCGGTGATTATCGTGTAGTTTATGAAATTGATGATTCCGAAAGGGTGGTTCGGATTGTGCGCGTCAAGCATCGTCGGGATGTCTATCGGAGTTGA
- a CDS encoding DUF3368 domain-containing protein, with amino-acid sequence MKIICNATPLINFASIGRLDILKSLFTEIVIPKAVYSETVESGFPNSETIVNGIKAGWLKVKLVEEMSESISLELDAGEREAIALALSEQKARVVLDERRARKVAQELGLNVIGTLGILILGKQNRIIPQVKPLLDAMMTEAQYWVNESLYYDVLQAVSEDETERLNNL; translated from the coding sequence GTGAAAATCATTTGTAATGCTACACCGTTGATTAACTTTGCCAGTATTGGTCGCTTAGATATCTTAAAATCTCTGTTTACTGAGATAGTCATTCCCAAAGCGGTTTACTCGGAAACCGTTGAATCAGGATTTCCTAACTCTGAAACCATTGTTAATGGGATTAAAGCAGGTTGGCTTAAAGTTAAGCTAGTGGAGGAGATGTCAGAATCGATCTCTTTAGAATTAGATGCTGGAGAAAGGGAGGCGATCGCTTTAGCACTGAGTGAACAAAAAGCCAGGGTTGTATTGGATGAAAGAAGAGCCAGAAAAGTGGCGCAAGAGTTAGGATTAAATGTAATTGGCACTTTAGGAATTTTGATTTTAGGGAAACAAAACCGGATTATCCCCCAGGTTAAACCCCTGTTAGATGCAATGATGACAGAAGCCCAATACTGGGTTAATGAATCTCTGTATTATGATGTTTTGCAAGCGGTTTCTGAGGATGAAACTGAGAGGCTAAACAATTTATGA
- a CDS encoding UDP-N-acetylmuramoyl-L-alanyl-D-glutamate--2,6-diaminopimelate ligase, translated as MKLRDLLAQVSNISHQPAEAVLDREVTGLSTNSHACKPGDLFIGMPGTRVDGGTFWPSAIASGAVAAVITQEAAQKQPPETATDPVISVTDMTQTCADLAAAFYGYPAKQLSMVGVTGTNGKTTTTHLIEYLLNQYPVALLGTLYTRWPGFSQVAVHTTPFSVELQEQLSAAVKAGAKFAVMEVSSHSLDQGRVLGCGFEVAVFTNLTQDHLDYHKTMEDYFEAKALLFSDRYLQGRAVINIDDDYGKRLCDRLPKEKYWTYSIEDSSADLWTADVTYSPSGVTGLLHTPVGNADFSLPLVGKYNVSNMLAAVGAALHLGLELSEIVAALPNFTGVPGRMEKVQITPDQDLTVIVDYAHTPDSLENVLKATRPFVSGDLICVFGCGGDRDRTKRPLMGGIAARLSDKAVVTSDNPRTEDPEKILEDILAGIDPETSPLVICDRAEAIRRAIMEAKPGDGIVIAGKGHEDYQILGTEKIHFDDREQARAALEEKLALVSE; from the coding sequence ATGAAGTTACGCGATTTGTTAGCCCAGGTATCGAATATTTCCCATCAGCCTGCTGAGGCGGTTTTGGATCGAGAAGTGACGGGTTTAAGTACCAATTCCCATGCTTGTAAGCCTGGAGACTTGTTTATTGGGATGCCAGGAACACGAGTGGATGGGGGGACGTTTTGGCCGTCAGCGATCGCTTCTGGGGCGGTTGCGGCAGTCATCACCCAGGAAGCCGCCCAAAAACAACCCCCAGAAACCGCCACGGATCCGGTGATTTCGGTGACGGATATGACCCAAACTTGTGCTGATTTGGCGGCGGCTTTTTATGGCTATCCGGCAAAACAGTTGTCTATGGTGGGGGTGACGGGGACTAATGGCAAAACCACCACGACTCATTTAATTGAATATTTGCTGAATCAATATCCCGTCGCTTTGCTGGGAACTCTTTACACTCGCTGGCCCGGATTTTCCCAAGTGGCGGTGCATACGACTCCGTTTAGTGTGGAATTGCAAGAACAACTATCCGCAGCAGTGAAAGCGGGGGCAAAGTTTGCGGTGATGGAGGTGAGTTCTCACTCGTTGGACCAGGGACGAGTTCTCGGTTGTGGGTTTGAAGTGGCGGTGTTTACCAATTTGACTCAGGATCACTTGGATTACCATAAGACGATGGAGGACTATTTTGAGGCAAAGGCCCTGCTGTTTAGCGATCGCTATCTCCAAGGTCGGGCGGTGATTAATATTGATGACGACTATGGGAAACGGTTGTGTGATCGCCTCCCCAAAGAAAAATACTGGACTTATAGCATAGAAGATAGTAGCGCGGACTTGTGGACTGCTGACGTAACCTACAGTCCATCCGGTGTTACAGGCTTGTTACATACTCCCGTTGGTAATGCGGATTTCTCCTTGCCGTTAGTGGGTAAATATAATGTGTCCAATATGTTGGCGGCAGTAGGGGCAGCTTTACATTTAGGTTTGGAATTGTCGGAAATTGTGGCGGCATTACCCAACTTTACCGGAGTCCCCGGACGCATGGAAAAAGTGCAAATTACCCCCGATCAAGATTTAACGGTAATTGTGGACTATGCCCATACTCCTGATAGTTTGGAAAATGTCCTCAAAGCTACCCGTCCCTTTGTGTCCGGTGATTTAATTTGTGTGTTTGGTTGCGGGGGCGATCGCGATCGCACCAAACGGCCTTTAATGGGAGGAATTGCTGCCCGTCTTTCTGATAAAGCGGTGGTGACTTCCGACAATCCTCGGACCGAAGATCCAGAGAAAATTTTAGAAGATATCCTAGCAGGAATTGATCCAGAAACTTCACCTCTAGTAATCTGCGATCGGGCTGAAGCCATTCGTCGGGCAATTATGGAAGCAAAACCCGGTGATGGCATCGTAATTGCGGGAAAAGGGCACGAAGATTATCAAATTTTGGGCACCGAAAAAATCCATTTTGACGATCGCGAACAAGCCCGGGCAGCCTTAGAGGAAAAGTTGGCTTTGGTTAGCGAGTAA